GCGCCAGAGACAACATCaaaagcatcttacctgggctaagaagaaaaacagactgGACAGTGGTCCAATGTCCTCTTAtcagtaaattttgcatttcatagGAAATGAACCTCACAGAGTCTGCAGAAAGAATGGAGAGGCACAAGATTCAAGTTGCTTTAAGTCTAATGTGAAGTTTTCACAGTCAGTGAGGATTTGGGGAGCCATGCCgtgtgctggtgttggtccacctttgttttatcaagtccaaagttagatgtctaccaggaaattttaaaGCACTGCATGCTTCCTTCGGCTTTATGGGGATGctggtttcattttccagcaggtaCCACATTAAAGCCCATAGTATTGTTGTGGTTAATAGTTAGGAAACTCACCTGAACTGAACATTGTGGAGAACTTATGGTGGATTATCAAGAGgaagacaccagacccaacaatgcagacaagctgAAGGCTGCTGTTAAAACAACCTGGGCTTTCTTAAAGCATCAACGGTTAGCCGGGCTTATTGCCACCTTGCCATTAATCAATAacgtaattcatgcaaaaggagcccaagCCAAGTATTTAGTGCTTTTTACTGTAGAAATGCTTTTCAGTAGGAGGACATTTCTGAACTAGAATCCCTTATTCTATTGGtacttatgtaatattctagttATACGAAACTGAATCTTGGCTataagccataattatcaaaattattaGAAATGTGTGTAATGATATACAGTATGTGCACGTTTCTCTTTGTGAATTGCAGTAATGAAATAAATGGTCTTTTTGATGACATCCAAAAATACTGAGACCCACCTGTAGCCAAATGCTTGAATACCTAAAGAATGCCTTTATTTTCAGGGTCCATTTGGGCCAGTTGGACAAAAAGGAGAGGTAAGATACTTAATCCCATATTTACAAAATCTCATCTTTAAAAGCATGTCTCCAAATACTGTTTTGTTTGCCAAACATACCTCAGATGCTGTGTGGGTGTAATTAGCAGTGCAAGTTTGCTCCAAACTCCCTCTGCGTCTGTTCCTTCTCCAAACATTAAAAATGGCGCCTCACTTTGAGCAGTTTTTGCCCACTTGTCAAAGTCATGGCATATGCACGCCCGGCTTCACATTCCAGGTTTAATAGGATTATTTAGAGAAAGGCACTGCAGCTTTAGCTCCATTGGCCTGTTTGCTGCTATCGCCATGAGGGAAAAACAAGTCACACTAAGCTGCAGCACAATTTGTGTAATTAACGACACAGCGTTGATGAGCCTCACTCCCTTAGTCTCACTTACTGTTTGCTGTGCTCTTTGGAGTAATTATCAGTCAAGAAGAGTCCATATGAACCCACCCTCGccaagtttatttttctggtggtGTTTAGTCAGCGATTAAATCTCTTTAGGAGTTTGGATAAAAGGTATTGGATAAAACCATACTGAGCAATCAAAACTGATAATTATTGCTAATTGCAGTCAGGAAAGAGAGGTGAACTGGGGCCCAAAGGTGTAACGGGTCCAGAAGGCGAGATTGGGGCAAGAGGACCTCCAGGAAAACAAGGACCAATGGGCTTCCAAGGGGAACAGGGTCAGCCAGGAATCGCAGGAAAGACAGGTGTACCTGTgagtgggattttttttttttttacaaacagctCTAGTTTTATCACCAAAATGAGGTTACATTTCATACATGACCTCTTGTGTTTCAGGGAAAATTGGCAAGTGAGCAGCACATCAGAGAGCTGTGTGGTTCCATGATTGATGGTGAGAGATCTTAAACCGGATCTCCAATTACGATCCACACATTTACATGctgagtaaaataaatattgaagaGTTTATACCTTACAGTGTTCTCTGTCATGCAGACCAGATAGCACAGCTAGCAGCCAACCTGCGAAGACCCCTGGCACCTGGAATGGTGGGCCGCCCCGGCCCTGCAGGTTCTCCAGGAAAGCCGGGGGTTGCTGGTTCTGTTGGGCATCCAGGTACTCGTGGACCACCAGGATACAGAGGTCTGCCAGGAGAACTTGGAGATCCAGGTCCCAGAGGTACGAAGAATTATACAGTTCTCAACAAAGTGCACAAACTGTGTTGAATTCAGTCCAAATTATTACCACACGGGGGCCAAGCAATTGTCCTATTTAGGCAACACAATGATGGACATGTAAACTATTCGATTAACAAAGAATGGACACCAGAGGACGTTTGTGGTGGCGTGAGTAATGCACCGTCCATCAGCTGCTGAAGACTAGTGTCAAAGTAGTTGAGTTGAagtaaaaaacaatacaatctTCATTATTGCTTACATAACAGacccccagcatgatgttgccaccaccatgcataACAGTTGGcagtttgtttagttttgaaATCCTCATTTATCTGACcataaaatatttgtcttaTCCACGAGCGAATCTGCAAATTTTATTTGAGATTGAAAGTGTTGATTTTCAAGCAGGGGTGTCCTGAGAGTGACAGTGTGGCGGCAgcatcattcaattcaattcaattcaaaaatactttattaatcccaaagggaaattaaatgttgttatagctcatattatgaaggtttcctcaaagagccgttgtagatgctgatggctgtgagcaggaaggatctcctgtagcgctccgtcttacagcagatctgaagaagcctctgactgaagacattctgttgttgtaggacagtctcatgaagaggatactcagggttctccataatgttcttcattttatgaagaatccgtctttccacaatgatctccagaggttctagaggagtcctcagaacagaaccagccttttttatcagcttgttgagcttttttaagtccctggctctgatgctgcttccccagcagatgatggcagaagagatcacactctccacaacagacttatagaagatatgcagcatcttgctgcaaacaccaaaggacctaagcttcctcaagaagtagtatcatgctgtggatcTGTTTTGTTGAACAACTTGGGTGGAGTATTTAAGACAGAGGACTACCTCCAAATTATTCACATTTTACCTCAACTTAGCAGCTAGAAAATAAAAGATCAAGACATTATTTGGTTCTCTAACGGAGGATGATCCCGCACATACATTAAATCAGCTCTGGAAGGTCTGgagcaggctaacattaagcttttAAAATGACCCTGACCTCAACACTataagaaaattacattttgagaAATTCAAACTTAAAGTTGTTTTTAGTGTATCACCAGTCCACCCCAAAAGAACAGCTCAAAAGAATTCTTAAAGGGCTAAAATTGTTAAATGTTTCGTTTTTCATGACAGGTGATGTTGGTGAGGCCGGTGATAAGGGACCTGTTGGCAAAACCATTGATGGACCTCCAGGGGACCAAGGATACCAAGGTATAGGGCAGATATTTTATATCGCCATATGGATAACTGCCTCTAATACTCACTTAATCTTGTAAACCTTTTCTCGCCCCCAACAGGTCTTCCTGGAGTACCTGGAATTGTCAAAGATGGCCGTGATGGGTCTCCAGGAGATCCGGGTGAGCCCGGAGAGCCTGGCAGGGCAGGCAGGACAGGGCATCAGGGTCCTCCAGGGATCTGTGATACATCAGCCTGCCAGGGAACGTCACCGGCTGGGAAATCCTCAAACcccaaaaacaattaaacatgaCTTCCTGCAGCCTGACTGCTCCACTTTCAGGAGGGGAGGTGTTAACATGAGAGGAATGAGACAAGAGAACCTTCACAACAAGTCctctttatttaaatacatgtaTCACAAGGAGGAATAACATCTACAAGTGTGAATGGAGGAACATCCCACGAGTGACAGGAACACCAAAGCAACTGAGAGACCCAGAAAATTACAGGTAACATCTTGAAATAAAGTGGATCAGGCAAGGAAAAGTGCAATAGAACAACTGTATTGACTCAAATGTGTCACATAACAACTGGCATGAATTTGTAATTGTCATTTCGATGCTCCATTTGTTTCGGTTATCATCATTGTGGCAGACAACACCCTGACAGCAACTGTGACCGTCTCTGATGTGAACGCTCATTTCACACAGCTTATTGTGTAAATCACAGGTGTTACCTCAATATACTAACTGACCGTGTAAAATATGGACATAGGTGCTGGAGCTGTAAATGTACTGTCCCATGTGCCCAGAGATTTTGTAGAATAATTCAAAAAGACTTAACTGCTTTTTtacagcttgttttttttatattacttgTAAACTGAAGTTAATTAACTAAAGCTAAGAGAATCATAAACAGGATAACGTTGTGGATGCATAAATCGGACATGTATAATTCATTAATAAAATTAggaactttttaattttttgggggtttttcaATGTGCAATGACCACATCCACTGTGTACCACCGGTGCTGTAACTATTAAATATACATTACTTTAAATACTATTTATTATTGTGGGTGACTGTTGTATGTACAGTAAAATGCTACAGCGACATGTTGTAAGAACAAATAAAGCCACTTTTCAGTAAAACATTACTCTTCTCTACATATCAGACCAGCCAAACTATTCAGAAATATACACTCTAAAAACCATGAAATCATTATACCTCCACTAATTCACTATTTTGCAAGTTTAAATACCAAAACACATAACTGCATACACAGAATAGGATTTATAGTAAGTTGAAGAACGTTCGGTATGAACCTCAGCTAAAAAAATCATGCAGCTGGATGTTTTAAAGAAGTATAAAAGTGACAcgtattaataaaacaaaatggatgAAGAACAGTCTTCTTGCCATTAGAGTCCTTcccatttttaaacagaaaacagtgCCATCTGGTgtgaaatatatttgtttttcagtttatcAGTTGGATAGAAATGGTTTTGGCAACTCTGACACTACAATGACACATAGTGGTCTTACGATGCAACTGCAGAAAACTTTGAGCCTCATTTAGCCAATGGAAACCTTCCACTCTTTAAGGTGGGGTTAAATAATCGGACTtttcaatcacataaaatgtcaacttttCAGTTAAGCCCTACAGACTCTTAgtttattgattattttttttaaagtgtcctCTTACATGTGGAATACGCATGTAGtagatcattgttctgctgccaGAGGAGTGCTCAATGTGTCGTCTGAATTTGGGTTGGATGGTTGCTGACCTGAAGAGGCACTGGACTTGAAAAactcttttctctcttttttgaagATCGTCTGAAACTCCTGCCAAAAAAAGAGACGATCATTTCCAATATAATCTGTTTTTGTCCCAACTACAATTATCAATAGTTGTTTTTCTACATGTTTCCATACTGAAGTGAAGAATTAAAGACATATTATAAGTTGAAAGTGCATACACTTAATAAAAAGAATCAATACATAGTGTATACCTTTTTCATGACTTCTACTATTGCTCTAATATGCACCATATGAGAACCAGCCTTTATGCTTGAAGATGTTCACAAATTTGCACCAAATTTGTAATGTTAtgatttaaagacatttttattgtaACCTCTACCTTGTGACATGGTGCTTCATAATGCTCAAAAATACACTGACCATCACCAAAGTGTACAGACTACTGGACGATGTTATTTTCAGCAGCATCACACAAGGAGTGTAGCAGAATGCTTCACCACTGGCACCAAACAACATTCACCAATGCTCCAAGGgacaaatggttttccaaatgtTACAAACAACTGGAAGGATTCATCTGAAAAAATATCCTTGTACCTTTCTGTAGAATCTAAGTGTGTCCTATTTTTGTTGAGCAGAAGTGGCTTCTTTTCTGCCGTTTGTCATGAAGCCATTGTGTAAAATCTTGCCGGGACTAGCACATCCTGAACACTCTTGGCAGTCCTGAACTTTGCTTCTCGCTTTGTCACACCTTCCTGAAAACCTGTTCTTTTAAATGCAACCATAGCTGTGATGTGTTTACATGTGAGGAAATTTACATGCAAAGCAATGATGGCTACACACTTTTCCAGGGAGGTAAACATCTTTTTTCAAGTGATTTCAGCGGCAGACCTTCACAGTTTCTACTTTGCCCATGATGAGACCATAAAATGAAGTGgtcatttaaatgtttgcaaaagACTGTGCAAATAGTTTTTGGCTTATTATTAAGTGAGTTtgttacatgtacatgaactttgatgatatCCTGTTCTTAAAGTCCACccttgccagcaatagcaactttaacgtttctataaacatcttccacaaggtttaggagtgtgttcacaGTTAGATGAAGGTGTAGAAGAAGGTTAAGGtcaggtctctgtacaagcaagtcaggtttctccacaccgAACTTTATACGCCTGCTGCGCGTACGGGTGTATAAGTCTATGTTCTACATAGACCTACCTCCTTGAAGCTGTCTCCATACATTTGATTGATGTATCTCAGGAAAGCTGTGGTCCATTGTAGCGTGGTGACTTTGTCTGTGCTAGAGTCACAGAACGGTACCATCGTGTTCAGCTCGTCACAGCACAAGCGGATCCTCTTCCTGTATATAACCAGACACATATACAGTAAATGCAACCTGTGTACTTTAACTTTGTCTCTGATTCTAATGAGTCAGGTCCCCTGATTCAcatacacatttttttcttttaaatatttattcaaatgtgGACCAAATCTGATGAGGGTCATTTggcaaaatagttttatttagaGGATAAGCTAAATCCAGCTGATGCTTACTGGAAAAACACTTGAGGACAAATGGATTATTAAAACCACGTTTCTATAAGTCTTTGATGCTAAATGGGTTTTTTGGTGTCCATTCTTgtcttttgaaataaaaacaaatatgtgcATCTGCACAAAAGTTTCCATCTATGCTGGAAACTGTCTAAATTATTGCAATAAAAGGGGTTTAAGAAAGAGGACACTAGTCAGTTACTTCATAATTCAGTACAGAGGAACATCACAATGGTTGTATTGCCTGGTCTGCTCGTTTTACCTTGGAGCTTTTTCCCCCAACCGGCACGTTATAATCGATAAGTCCAATATATAATTATAAGAACCGATTAGAAAGAGCAGAGTGAGGAAAATATGGATTTATTCCAAccaatattcaattcaattcaatttagtttatttatatagcgccaattcacaacactcctcagcctccctggtaaggcctacgccagggtattggagaggagagtcagaccgatagtcgaacctcggcttcaggaggaacagtgtggttttcgtcccagccgtggaacactggaccagctctataccctctacagggagctcgagggttcatgggagtttgcccaaccggttcacatgtgttttgtggacctggagaaagcattcgactgtgacTGTGACTGTGactggggggtgctccaggagtatggaatcgggggccctttattaggggccatccggtccctgtacgagcggagcaggagtttggtccgcattgccggcactaagtcggacctgttcccagtgcatgttggactccggcagggctgccctttgtcaccggtcctgttcataacttttatggacaggatttctagacgcagccaagggggtctggtttgaggaccagtggatttcgtctcttctttttgcagatgacgtggtcctgctggccccctctagccaagacctacagcatgcgctggggtggttcgcagccgagtgtgaagcagctgggatgaggatcagctcctccaagtccgaggccatggtactcgaccggaaaagggtggcttgtcctcttcaggttggaggggagttcctgcctcaagtggaggagttcaagtatctcggggtcttgttcacgagtgagggaagaatggagagggagatcgacagacggatcggtgcagttgccacagtaatgggggcgctgtgccggtccattgtggtgaagagagagctgagccgaaaagcaaagctctcaatttaccggtcggtctatgttcctaccctcacctatggccatgaactttgggtcatgaccgaaagaacgagatcacggatacaagcggctgaaatgagcttcctccgtagggtggccgggcactcccttagagatagggtgaggagctcggccatccgggaggagctcagagtagagctgctgctcctccacatcgagaggagccagttgaggtggctcgggcatctataccggatgcctcctggacgccttcctcgggaggtgttccaggcacgtcccaccgggaggaggcccaggggacggcccaggacacgctggagggactatgtctctcggctggcctgggaaagccttgggctccccctggaggagctggaggaggtgtctggagagagggacgtctgggcgtctctgctgagtctgctgcccccgcgacccggtcctggataagcggaggacgacgaacgaacgaacgaacgaacaattcacaacacatgttgtctcaaggcacttcacaaaagtcaggtttatacattccaattaatcctaaccattgcaATCATTACCTTGAAAAATAATATTGCGGTTTCATGATTTGCTAATATTGTGCATTCCTTATTTGTTGTTCATATACGTACAGATTAAACTAATTCTGgacaaaactgtgaaatatgCTCCATACTATCCTGGCAAAATTAGGCAATACCTAGGCTATTATGTATTAGAACATAAAACTATatctacgccaaaacaaattccttgtatgtccaaaaacgtacttggcaataaagcttttctgattctgattctgattccttATACGTTCTTACAATAAGTTAAAAATTAGAAGAACAAATGCTTAGTGAATATTGCACAATTTAACAAAAGTGAGTGTCCACCAGAGCTGAATAATATATGGCAAATTTAGCATTATTACAATATCACTATACCCATTATCAAAATAGAAAAGCACTGCTAGGATTgcacaaaatatttattattatataggTACCATGCATTCATGCTCTCTAAGTAAATTATATGGTGATGACTTTATGTTTGCAATGATTCCAAAGCAAAAACAACTGTTTACAAGTGTTTagtgaaatgtttatttattgcaaGTCATGTCGACGACATTAACCGATACCACGTCACGTTTTCCTAATACCGTGCAGCCCTAGTGTCCACCTTTGCAGCTTCAGTGGGCGTTAGAAGTATAAGCAGCAGCTGGATGCTGAATATAAGACCAACACCAATTGTAAACAGAGGGCGCACCATTTtactatttaataaataaaattatacacTGTGGTGGACTCCACGAATTCAATCAAGACAGTTTCAAAAAGGTTTCACCTGCGCTCCCTCTCTATGCTGTTGTGTCTCTCCCTACGTTGGGTTAGGGATATGCAAGATCGAGCCCTTTTGCAGCCGCCCTTCCTGGACTTTCTGGATGGGTTTGAAGCAGTTTTGGCAGCCTTGACAGGCTCAGAGCACGGGCTGCTGCGATGCCCTCTGTAGACGGCATGTTGCGCCCCACTCACTGCGTGAAACAGCAACAGGATACAGATTTATAATCCTGTGTAGTATAACAGAGAACGAATCAAGTGAGGTTATAATTAGAGTACTCACTTGTACTTTCAGTGATGGCCAACTCTTCCTCCTCTCTAGGGTTGTTGCTGTCAGGACAGACAGTTTTTGTAACAGAGGATTCTGGGTAAAAGTTAAATGAAAAGCTGGGGGACATTATTAAACCCTGGTGTGTGTTGGGTTCAGCCATGTGTGCAATAACCTGCAAatgcagcaggaaacatcaaTGATTAAACTGTTGGATTAAACATGCTGCCTGGATGTATGAAGCTGAATGATGTTCATTTCCATCCCACCTGACCAAAGACGTTGGTTATCGGGTCGGAAACACCTCCGACATGGGAGCTAGAAACCTTAAAAGGATTTGCTTGATCAGCTTTTACCCACTTTTGTGTTTGAGAATGTGTGAATGCTTCTTGAGCCTCTGCTGAATGCTGAAATACTGTCAAAAGActgaacagaagaacagaggtTGTTGCACACTAAGCAAAAAATACAACAGCATTATGCGTCCTAAAAAAATGATTACATTATAATACTGAAACTAACTTGCTGACAACAGCAGAGCAACTATCCTGCTGCCTTGTGGTTTCAGGACACATGCTGTTGAATCTTTTCTCCAGACACACTCTTGCTCGGTTCTTGGAACTTGCCCCTTCCTTCATAGCCGCCTTGATTGGGCTTTCTTCTCCTCCGATTCTGGCCAGCACAAAACTTGGAACCTCACCATAAAACACAGGAGTCTTTTCCCCTGGCATCACCAGACTGTGGTAATCATTTGAGGTTGAAGTTGTCAAGTCAATAGCTTGACTAGACGTGCGAGGGGAAATCCATGTAGAGCAAGAGGCGTCTTGAACTACCAGTGCAGCTGGGGGAGGACTGGCCTTAGGAGTGTCTGAAAGCCCAGGCTCCATTTGCATTTGAATGAATTGCTGAAAGTGTGAGCATTCAACATCTGACATTTCTGTCAAATCAAACTCTGAGCCCACTGTCAGCCCCTGACCCTGGGTCCCGCATGCACCTTGGCTCCAAATCAAACCTACGAAGTCAGAGGTGTGTCCACTTGATGTAGATGATGCATGAAGACTTTTATAAACTGGGGGAAGGGAGGACATATTTCCCTCTGAAAATGGAAATGACATCAAGAAAAATATGACTTGTTTTACAGGCCAAACAACACTTCAGCTTACTCTGGTGTTCATATATTTGTATAAAGTGGCAATACTGCAGCAAAACATTAAGATCAAATCTCATTAGCTACAACCAATACGCCACTGTACtttgttgagattttatgtgatcgaTGTAAAGTAGTGCTTAgatgtaaagtggaaggaaaattatgcacGGTTTTAACA
This DNA window, taken from Girardinichthys multiradiatus isolate DD_20200921_A chromosome 1, DD_fGirMul_XY1, whole genome shotgun sequence, encodes the following:
- the LOC124868699 gene encoding transcription factor-like 5 protein isoform X1, producing MSSLPPVYKSLHASSTSSGHTSDFVGLIWSQGACGTQGQGLTVGSEFDLTEMSDVECSHFQQFIQMQMEPGLSDTPKASPPPAALVVQDASCSTWISPRTSSQAIDLTTSTSNDYHSLVMPGEKTPVFYGEVPSFVLARIGGEESPIKAAMKEGASSKNRARVCLEKRFNSMCPETTRQQDSCSAVVSNLLTVFQHSAEAQEAFTHSQTQKWVKADQANPFKVSSSHVGGVSDPITNVFGQVIAHMAEPNTHQGLIMSPSFSFNFYPESSVTKTVCPDSNNPREEEELAITESTMSGAQHAVYRGHRSSPCSEPVKAAKTASNPSRKSRKGGCKRARSCISLTQRRERHNSIERERRKRIRLCCDELNTMVPFCDSSTDKVTTLQWTTAFLRYINQMYGDSFKEEFQTIFKKERKEFFKSSASSGQQPSNPNSDDTLSTPLAAEQ
- the LOC124868699 gene encoding uncharacterized protein LOC124868699 isoform X2 → MSSLPPVYKSLHASSTSSGHTSDFVGLIWSQGACGTQGQGLTVGSEFDLTEMSDVECSHFQQFIQMQMEPGLSDTPKASPPPAALVVQDASCSTWISPRTSSQAIDLTTSTSNDYHSLVMPGEKTPVFYGEVPSFVLARIGGEESPIKAAMKEGASSKNRARVCLEKRFNSMCPETTRQQDSCSAVVSNLLTVFQHSAEAQEAFTHSQTQKWVKADQANPFKVSSSHVGGVSDPITNVFGQVIAHMAEPNTHQGLIMSPSFSFNFYPESSVTKTVCPDSNNPREEEELAITESTMSGAQHAVYRGHRSSPCSEPVKAAKTASNPSRKSRKGGCKRARSCISLTQRRERHNSIERERSIQLLLILLTPTEAAKVDTRAARY